In one Legionella clemsonensis genomic region, the following are encoded:
- a CDS encoding Rrf2 family transcriptional regulator, which translates to MQLTQFTDYSLRALIYIALKKELCTINDIANAYSISSNHLLKIIHNLSKMGVIKTLRGKSGGITMAQNPSDINLGELVIKLEPHFDLVPCFNKEKANCCIAPACKLKRILFDAKESFLAVLKEYTLSDILDNQMALKELLSIDEKM; encoded by the coding sequence ATGCAGCTAACCCAGTTCACCGATTATTCATTGAGGGCATTGATATACATTGCTCTTAAAAAAGAATTGTGCACCATTAACGATATTGCCAATGCCTATTCAATTTCATCCAATCATCTGCTGAAAATTATTCACAATCTATCTAAGATGGGCGTTATTAAAACCCTTCGAGGTAAAAGTGGTGGTATTACGATGGCTCAAAACCCCTCTGATATTAATTTGGGTGAGTTGGTTATCAAGCTGGAACCACACTTTGATTTGGTGCCTTGCTTTAATAAGGAAAAAGCAAATTGCTGCATCGCACCTGCTTGCAAGCTAAAGCGTATTCTATTTGATGCCAAAGAAAGCTTTTTGGCTGTTTTAAAAGAATACACGCTTTCGGATATTCTCGATAATCAAATGGCCTTAAAAGAGTTGCTTTCTATTGATGAGAAGATGTAG
- a CDS encoding DUF488 domain-containing protein yields MTANEKNIKICRAYEPPEIKDGLWFLVDRLWPRGLKKDKLPIDAWLKEIAPSPELRKWFNHEPEKWLDFASRYIDELRRKQELVEEILTKAKNKEVVLFYAAKDKQHNHARVLKAFLDCWPKTPQLDSLTTSSHQ; encoded by the coding sequence ATGACAGCCAACGAAAAAAATATCAAAATTTGCAGAGCCTATGAGCCGCCTGAAATAAAAGATGGCTTATGGTTTTTAGTAGACCGGTTATGGCCGCGCGGTTTAAAGAAAGATAAACTTCCTATTGATGCGTGGTTAAAAGAAATAGCCCCCAGTCCTGAGCTGAGAAAATGGTTCAATCATGAACCGGAAAAATGGCTGGATTTTGCAAGTCGATATATCGATGAACTTAGACGCAAGCAAGAATTAGTGGAAGAAATACTGACAAAAGCCAAAAACAAGGAAGTCGTATTGTTTTATGCTGCAAAAGACAAACAACACAATCATGCCAGGGTGCTAAAAGCTTTTCTTGATTGCTGGCCGAAGACGCCACAATTAGACTCGTTGACTACATCTTCTCATCAATAG